The nucleotide window CCAGGAAGGGAAAGCCGGCGTCCTTGGGCAGGTTGTGCCAGTAGATTCCCTGCTCGGAAAGCCTGTGGGAAAGCGCGAACACCATCACCACCGCCCCCATGTGCCGCAGGGAATGCAATTGCGAGAGATACTCCGCCGGAAGCCCGGGCGCCATCGCCGCCAATTGATGAGGCGAAGCGGTGCACAAACAGGCGTCGAACGTCTTTTTTCCCGATACGGAAGCCAGTTCGATGCCGCCCTCCGGACGGGCATGCATCCCTTGGACGGGATCGGAAAACCGGACGGCCGCGCCCATCTCCATCAGCCGGCCGGCCAGCTGGTCCAGCAGAGCCTGCATCCCTCCGGCGTAGGTGGTCAATTGCGGCGTGCGGGAATGCATCCGGGCCCAGAACCACGACATCGGTATCCGGCGGTAGTTTTCTTCGCCGAATTTTCCGATCAGGAGAGGTTTCCACATCTGATCGTAAATCCGGCTTCCGAACCAGCGCCGCATCCAGACGTCCGCGGGATACGCTTCCATCCATTGCCAGAAGGGATTCAGCTTCAAGAACGATCCGGCGATCAGCAGGTTCCAGAAGCGCAGCGGGAGGGGCAATCCCGGGAAGGCCAGCCAGGACGGTATGCTGTCGAGAGGGTGGAATTTTCCTCCATGGTACACGGCCGTGATGGGCCGCCGGACGACGATGTGGCGGGCCCATCCCAACTCGCGGATCAAGCCGAGGATGTCGCGGTCGGACGTGAACCAGTGCCGGTA belongs to Anaerolineales bacterium and includes:
- a CDS encoding FAD-dependent oxidoreductase; this translates as MKIAVIGAGIGGLAAAHDLVRTGHAVALFEAEAAPGGLGGGFRDEAWEWSVEKYYRHWFTSDRDILGLIRELGWARHIVVRRPITAVYHGGKFHPLDSIPSWLAFPGLPLPLRFWNLLIAGSFLKLNPFWQWMEAYPADVWMRRWFGSRIYDQMWKPLLIGKFGEENYRRIPMSWFWARMHSRTPQLTTYAGGMQALLDQLAGRLMEMGAAVRFSDPVQGMHARPEGGIELASVSGKKTFDACLCTASPHQLAAMAPGLPAEYLSQLHSLRHMGAVVMVFALSHRLSEQGIYWHNLPKDAGFPFLAMVEHTNFLSPEHFGGDHIVYCGDYLPLGHEYFSLPKEELQRRFLAVLPRFNSAFRPEWVRKSWLSKTEYAQPIPTVRHSRNIPAVRTPMPGLYFASMSQVYPWDRGMNYAVRLARQAARLMIQDHK